From one Luteolibacter sp. SL250 genomic stretch:
- a CDS encoding type VI secretion system tip protein VgrG, with amino-acid sequence MATPTQEHRSLALATPLGKDVLVIERISGNESLSTPFEYRVTAVATKDGFSFDDLIGQRVTVTLEMEEEGSRYFNGHVSQVVHTGYALSGLSRYELTVVPWIWFLSKTADCRIFQDKSVPEIVKEIFSDFGFNDHEFRLTGSYKPRVYCVQYRETDLNFVQRLLEHEGIYYFAEHTSSGHKLVFCDAMSAHKPVPGFESLLYRAHDSGLRDHSRIHSWHVRQRVTPGAFAVNSFNFETPVPSPSTKLLGLSMQPHGHRLGDYEMYDNPGDFIERSEGERYAKIRREEAQVSTKTITATTDARGLFVGCIFGVKENPRKDQNGQFLITSASFQAQCGNYSSGSGTGEDTYECSFSGIPKSATFRPARNAYVPVVQGPQTAMVVGPSGEELHTDKYGRVKVQFFWDRYGKFDAGSSCWVRVAQIWAGKGWGGITIPRIGQEVIVEFLEGNPDRPIITGRVYNADAMPPYELPGNATRSTIKTNSSKGGGGFNEIRIEDKKGSEQIFIHAEKNRDLRVKKDNFEFIGENEHVIVKKDRFEEVEGDVHFKTGGEQNEEVSESLSTKAGQNIFQKAGLRLAQEAGTEMHLKAGMNLIIEAGMSITLKAGGGFITVGPTGVAISGTPVLINSGGAAGSGAGCSPTPPQKPKEADKANPGKSDKAASGGSDKKKKSPGPASPTAVVLKQAAQSGTPFCEICEKGKKS; translated from the coding sequence ATGGCGACCCCAACCCAAGAGCACCGCAGTCTGGCCCTGGCGACGCCGTTGGGTAAAGATGTGCTGGTCATTGAGCGGATTTCCGGAAACGAGTCCCTCAGCACCCCGTTCGAATATCGTGTGACGGCTGTGGCCACCAAGGATGGGTTTTCGTTTGATGATCTCATCGGGCAACGGGTGACCGTCACCCTTGAGATGGAGGAGGAAGGCAGCCGTTACTTCAACGGGCACGTTTCACAGGTGGTTCACACGGGATATGCCCTTTCGGGGCTTTCACGGTATGAACTGACCGTGGTGCCATGGATCTGGTTTCTCTCGAAGACGGCGGATTGCCGGATTTTCCAGGACAAATCCGTACCGGAGATCGTGAAGGAAATCTTCTCCGATTTCGGATTCAACGATCATGAGTTCAGATTGACCGGCTCCTACAAGCCGCGGGTCTATTGCGTGCAGTACCGGGAGACGGATCTCAACTTCGTGCAGCGGTTGCTTGAGCATGAAGGCATCTATTACTTCGCCGAACACACATCTTCCGGGCACAAGCTGGTGTTCTGTGACGCCATGTCCGCGCACAAGCCGGTTCCCGGGTTTGAGTCGTTGCTCTACCGGGCACATGACAGCGGCCTGCGGGATCATAGCCGCATCCACTCCTGGCATGTCCGCCAGCGCGTCACGCCGGGTGCGTTTGCCGTCAATTCGTTCAACTTCGAAACTCCCGTTCCGTCTCCCAGCACCAAGCTCCTCGGACTCAGCATGCAGCCCCACGGCCATCGTCTGGGTGACTACGAGATGTATGACAACCCGGGGGATTTCATCGAGAGGTCGGAGGGGGAGAGGTATGCGAAGATCCGCCGGGAGGAGGCGCAGGTATCCACGAAAACCATCACCGCCACCACGGATGCGAGAGGCCTCTTCGTCGGGTGTATTTTCGGCGTGAAGGAGAACCCGCGGAAGGACCAGAACGGCCAGTTCCTCATCACCAGTGCTTCTTTCCAGGCCCAGTGCGGCAACTACAGCTCCGGCTCGGGGACGGGAGAGGACACCTATGAATGTTCGTTCTCCGGGATCCCGAAGAGTGCCACCTTCCGTCCCGCCCGCAACGCCTATGTCCCCGTGGTCCAGGGGCCGCAGACCGCCATGGTGGTGGGGCCCTCCGGTGAGGAACTCCACACCGACAAATACGGGCGGGTGAAAGTCCAGTTCTTCTGGGACCGCTACGGCAAGTTCGACGCCGGCAGTTCCTGCTGGGTCCGCGTGGCCCAGATCTGGGCAGGCAAGGGCTGGGGAGGCATCACCATCCCGCGCATCGGGCAGGAAGTCATCGTCGAATTCCTGGAAGGAAACCCGGACCGCCCGATCATCACCGGCCGCGTCTACAATGCGGATGCCATGCCGCCGTATGAGTTGCCCGGGAACGCCACCCGCAGCACCATCAAGACCAACTCCAGCAAGGGTGGGGGAGGGTTCAACGAGATCCGCATCGAGGACAAGAAAGGCAGCGAGCAGATCTTCATCCATGCCGAGAAGAACCGCGACCTCCGCGTCAAGAAGGACAATTTCGAGTTCATCGGGGAGAACGAGCACGTCATCGTCAAAAAGGACCGCTTCGAGGAAGTGGAGGGGGATGTGCACTTCAAGACCGGCGGAGAGCAGAACGAAGAGGTTTCCGAAAGCCTGTCCACCAAGGCGGGGCAGAACATTTTCCAGAAAGCCGGTCTGAGGTTGGCACAGGAAGCCGGCACGGAGATGCACCTGAAGGCCGGCATGAATCTCATCATCGAGGCGGGCATGTCCATCACGCTCAAGGCGGGCGGAGGATTCATCACCGTCGGCCCCACCGGCGTCGCCATTTCCGGGACACCTGTTCTCATCAATTCCGGGGGAGCGGCAGGCAGTGGCGCCGGCTGTTCGCCCACGCCTCCGCAGAAGCCGAAGGAAGCGGACAAGGCGAACCCCGGCAAATCCGACAAGGCGGCGAGTGGCGGCAGCGACAAGAAGAAGAAATCTCCCGGACCGGCGTCACCGACCGCCGTTGTTCTCAAACAGGCCGCCCAATCCGGAACTCCTTTCTGCGAGATCTGCGAGAAAGGAAAGAAAAGCTGA
- a CDS encoding DUF4123 domain-containing protein has product MAAPAPISPQLQLRDALFPTEGDPNLATYTIIDGAACEGLLDRLDEFKPEYCCLYAGELEEDIEEVAPYLIQLEHDHPFTLWLLENIKAKPWGIFCKAPSTLREMRKHFRKFLIVKGPEGNNLYFRFYDPRVLPTFIKSCEGEQKSQFYGPVECYLCPGQQMGGMSRLSRSDLNL; this is encoded by the coding sequence ATGGCCGCACCCGCACCGATCTCCCCGCAGCTCCAGCTCCGGGATGCCCTCTTCCCGACCGAAGGGGACCCAAACCTCGCCACTTACACCATCATCGACGGTGCCGCCTGCGAAGGCCTGCTCGACCGGCTTGATGAATTCAAGCCGGAGTACTGCTGCCTCTATGCAGGCGAGCTTGAGGAGGATATCGAGGAAGTGGCTCCGTATCTCATCCAACTGGAACACGACCACCCTTTCACGCTTTGGCTGCTGGAGAACATCAAGGCCAAGCCATGGGGGATTTTCTGCAAGGCCCCTTCGACCTTGAGGGAAATGCGGAAACACTTCCGCAAGTTTCTGATCGTGAAGGGACCGGAAGGGAACAATCTATATTTCCGTTTCTACGATCCCCGGGTGTTGCCGACATTCATCAAGAGCTGTGAGGGAGAGCAGAAGAGCCAGTTCTATGGGCCTGTGGAATGCTATCTGTGTCCAGGCCAGCAGATGGGGGGCATGAGCAGGCTGTCACGTTCCGATCTGAACCTGTAA
- a CDS encoding PAAR domain-containing protein, translating into MPPAARVTDLHVCPMATPGTPPVPHVGGPIVTPGHPMVIIGFIPAAAVGSTCVCVGPPDSIVKGSTSVMIGGKPAARMGDMTAHGGTITMGCPTVMIGG; encoded by the coding sequence ATGCCTCCAGCCGCCCGAGTCACCGACCTGCATGTATGCCCGATGGCCACGCCCGGCACGCCGCCTGTTCCGCATGTCGGCGGCCCCATTGTCACCCCGGGCCACCCGATGGTGATCATCGGCTTCATTCCGGCCGCCGCCGTAGGCAGCACCTGCGTCTGCGTGGGCCCGCCGGACTCCATTGTGAAGGGTTCGACTTCCGTCATGATCGGCGGCAAACCCGCAGCAAGGATGGGAGACATGACCGCACACGGCGGAACGATCACGATGGGATGCCCCACGGTCATGATCGGGGGATGA
- a CDS encoding glucan biosynthesis protein, giving the protein MTSFRRSLVVTASLAALPFSASLAQQEFSFDTLKAKARALAAKPYEPQKDDLADFWKKLTYDQHRDIRFNMESGLWWNEGPFSIDFFHPGWTAKKTVSLHEVKDGKSIHLDFNQKLFNYGKQVVPKDTPPPPNYAGWRARTHLNSKEYMDEFLVFLGASYFRAIPANSPYGLSARGLSLNSGIPGVPEEFPDFTEFHLEKPAKDSKSLKVSALLNGPSVAGAYQFTVTPGEETIVEVEAELTLRKPVTQLGLAPFSSMYWFGEGTHPKPFDFRPEVHDSDGLLMELGSGNLHYRPLETTKDQFRHCVFTMEKPRSWSLLQRDRHFSSYQDPEARYHERPSVKVEPIEGFDNGKLHLIEMPTKDETDDNVILLWEPQPEHAVGKPFKVHYRLRWMRDPKPSGLFTVRATRLGNPVQKPNEVLVAVDFAKPLEPEKKVGDPKWDDIKDFKPVVEINNKQVKLIHVGLSDMSMPNVDDIPAGLGRSPQLHMPQVLRAFFVLDPGTANDLDMTLELRDGNDKAISERWVYYWRKTH; this is encoded by the coding sequence ATGACATCCTTCCGCAGGTCCCTCGTCGTCACGGCATCCCTCGCCGCCCTCCCTTTTTCCGCCTCCCTCGCCCAGCAGGAGTTTTCCTTCGACACGCTGAAGGCGAAGGCCCGCGCGCTGGCGGCGAAGCCCTATGAGCCGCAGAAGGACGACCTGGCGGACTTCTGGAAAAAGCTGACCTACGACCAGCACCGGGACATCCGCTTCAACATGGAGTCCGGCCTGTGGTGGAACGAGGGGCCATTTTCCATCGACTTCTTCCATCCCGGCTGGACGGCGAAGAAGACCGTCTCCCTGCATGAGGTGAAGGATGGCAAGAGCATCCACCTCGACTTCAACCAGAAGCTCTTCAACTACGGCAAGCAGGTGGTGCCAAAGGACACGCCCCCACCGCCGAACTACGCGGGCTGGCGCGCCCGCACCCACCTGAATTCAAAGGAATACATGGACGAGTTCCTCGTCTTCCTCGGCGCCAGCTACTTCCGCGCCATCCCCGCGAACTCGCCCTACGGCCTCTCCGCACGCGGTCTCTCCCTGAACAGCGGCATTCCCGGCGTGCCGGAAGAGTTCCCGGACTTCACCGAGTTCCACCTTGAGAAACCGGCCAAGGACTCGAAGTCGCTCAAGGTTTCCGCCCTGCTCAACGGGCCGAGCGTGGCCGGTGCCTACCAGTTCACCGTGACTCCCGGGGAGGAAACCATCGTCGAGGTGGAGGCGGAACTCACCCTGCGCAAGCCGGTGACCCAACTGGGTCTGGCCCCCTTTTCCAGCATGTATTGGTTCGGCGAAGGCACCCATCCGAAGCCGTTCGACTTCCGCCCGGAGGTCCATGACAGCGACGGCCTGCTGATGGAGCTGGGCAGCGGCAATCTCCACTACCGCCCGCTGGAAACGACGAAGGACCAGTTCCGCCACTGTGTCTTCACCATGGAGAAGCCACGCTCCTGGTCCCTGCTCCAGCGCGATCGCCACTTTTCCTCCTACCAGGACCCGGAGGCCCGCTACCATGAGCGCCCCAGTGTGAAGGTGGAACCGATCGAAGGTTTCGACAACGGCAAGCTCCACCTCATCGAGATGCCGACGAAGGATGAGACGGACGACAACGTCATCCTCCTCTGGGAACCGCAGCCGGAGCATGCCGTCGGCAAGCCGTTCAAGGTCCACTACCGTCTGCGCTGGATGCGCGATCCAAAGCCGTCCGGCCTCTTCACCGTCCGCGCCACCCGGCTGGGCAACCCCGTTCAGAAGCCGAATGAGGTGCTGGTCGCCGTCGATTTCGCGAAGCCGCTGGAACCCGAAAAGAAGGTCGGCGATCCGAAGTGGGATGACATCAAGGATTTCAAACCCGTCGTGGAGATCAACAACAAGCAGGTGAAACTCATCCACGTCGGCCTGTCCGACATGAGCATGCCGAACGTCGATGACATCCCCGCCGGTCTCGGCCGCAGCCCACAGCTTCATATGCCACAGGTGTTGCGTGCCTTCTTTGTCCTGGATCCAGGCACGGCCAATGACCTGGACATGACTCTGGAACTGCGTGACGGAAATGACAAAGCCATCTCCGAACGCTGGGTCTACTACTGGAGGAAAACCCATTGA
- a CDS encoding sigma-70 family RNA polymerase sigma factor gives MAGAKRKPSPEELERIYDDHATVMFAHAMSLLRDEAAARDILQDLFLKLAGGRADPSMMENQRSYLLRMVHHAAVDLMRRNTVRTNHSAKGQGDLLQPCADPDREAFRQRLEEALADLPPEQREVVVLKLWQERTFEEISSTCGIPMNTAASRYRYALDKLRDLLRPLYEEL, from the coding sequence ATGGCCGGCGCGAAGCGGAAACCCTCACCCGAAGAACTGGAGCGGATCTATGACGATCACGCCACCGTCATGTTCGCCCATGCGATGTCGCTGCTGAGGGATGAGGCCGCCGCCCGTGACATCCTGCAGGACCTTTTCCTCAAGCTCGCCGGAGGCCGTGCGGATCCCTCCATGATGGAGAACCAGCGGTCCTACCTGCTGAGGATGGTCCACCATGCCGCGGTCGATCTCATGCGCCGGAACACTGTCCGCACGAACCACTCGGCGAAGGGACAGGGCGACCTGCTGCAGCCCTGCGCGGATCCGGACCGGGAGGCCTTCCGCCAGAGGCTGGAGGAAGCGCTGGCAGACCTGCCCCCGGAGCAACGGGAGGTGGTCGTGCTGAAGCTCTGGCAGGAGCGCACCTTCGAGGAAATCTCATCCACCTGCGGCATCCCCATGAACACCGCCGCCAGCCGCTACCGCTACGCCTTAGACAAACTCCGCGACCTCCTGCGTCCCCTGTATGAAGAGCTTTGA
- a CDS encoding class I SAM-dependent methyltransferase has translation MISSSTQRFSDRVENYVRYRPGYPPEVVDLLVRKAHLSPSSTVADIGSGTGISAEMLLKAGVPVTGVEPNAPMREAAERLLAAYPGFTSVDGTAQATTLPDGSVDLILAAQAFHWFAGAETRAEFSRILKPGGLIALLWNVRQVDTTPFLRDYEALLLEYGTDYNTVRHETIDSRVLGGFFTDGYALHTFTNRQVFGYESLRGRLLSSSYAPAPGQPRHEEMTAELERIFALHQQDGTVSIDYITEVYLGR, from the coding sequence ATGATATCCTCCTCCACACAACGCTTCTCCGACCGGGTGGAAAACTACGTCCGCTACCGGCCCGGCTACCCTCCGGAGGTGGTGGATCTGCTCGTGAGAAAGGCCCATCTGTCCCCGTCATCCACGGTGGCGGACATTGGCTCCGGTACCGGCATTTCCGCGGAGATGCTCCTGAAGGCGGGTGTCCCCGTCACCGGCGTGGAGCCGAACGCGCCGATGCGTGAGGCGGCGGAGCGTCTGCTGGCGGCCTACCCCGGCTTTACCAGCGTGGACGGCACCGCACAGGCCACCACCCTGCCGGACGGAAGCGTGGATCTCATCCTGGCAGCGCAGGCGTTCCACTGGTTCGCCGGGGCGGAAACGCGGGCCGAGTTCTCCCGCATCCTGAAACCGGGCGGTCTCATCGCGCTGCTGTGGAACGTGCGGCAGGTGGATACCACGCCGTTCCTGCGGGACTATGAGGCCCTGCTGCTGGAGTACGGAACCGACTACAACACCGTGCGCCATGAGACCATCGACAGCCGCGTGCTGGGCGGGTTCTTCACGGACGGCTACGCCCTCCACACTTTCACCAACCGCCAGGTGTTCGGCTACGAAAGCCTCCGCGGCCGCCTGCTTTCCTCCTCCTATGCCCCCGCCCCGGGGCAACCGCGCCATGAGGAGATGACCGCGGAACTTGAGCGCATCTTCGCCCTGCACCAGCAGGACGGCACCGTGAGCATCGACTACATCACGGAGGTGTATCTGGGCCGTTAG
- a CDS encoding DNRLRE domain-containing protein yields MNSGDAKRWELLERCERARDGKLSPDEEADLDALLRADSEMRALFARSLFLDAELRHDPRLVRDLASQEAPAGNVVPLRRTNPLIPIALFAAAACVMITVGIRTFVKDAPPSLVTAAVPTVASITKSQGCRWGGSTLPTAEGSRISAGTFELVEGLATLKFDSGAEVVLEAPATLEIIDTMNCRLVRGTIVADVPKQAIGFTVDTKDAKVVDLGTRFGVSADDDGKYLVHVIEGLVEVGHKGEKGMKQVTPAQALDRGLLKKKLNPSVGEDDETNRWQPDVIVSDHQGWQTISTNYGSGRDAFIQSTKIPKNYGIEPFMRVKNTTHQEDLIRKGYAAFDLSKFDLEKIEDAEFSLNVEPSDLGFATLVPDSVFHVYGLTDETGDTWEEKAITWQNAPAMNGDGKLRHLPDPAKVVPLGSFELAQGTSRATCAIKGSALVDFLRSDTNGTATIIICRETDETAKNGFVHAFATRENRSNTPPLLRVKLRE; encoded by the coding sequence ATGAACTCCGGAGATGCCAAACGCTGGGAACTGCTCGAGCGCTGCGAACGCGCCCGGGACGGAAAGCTCTCCCCTGACGAGGAAGCGGATCTGGACGCCCTGCTGCGGGCGGACTCGGAGATGCGCGCGCTCTTCGCCCGCTCCCTGTTTCTGGACGCGGAGCTGCGGCACGACCCGCGCCTCGTCCGGGATCTGGCCTCCCAGGAGGCTCCCGCAGGGAATGTGGTGCCGCTCCGGCGCACCAACCCGCTCATCCCCATCGCCCTTTTTGCCGCCGCCGCCTGCGTGATGATCACCGTGGGCATCCGCACCTTCGTGAAGGATGCCCCGCCTTCCCTGGTCACCGCAGCGGTCCCGACCGTCGCGTCCATCACGAAGTCCCAGGGTTGCCGCTGGGGTGGCAGCACCCTGCCCACCGCGGAGGGATCACGGATTTCCGCAGGGACCTTTGAACTGGTGGAAGGTCTGGCCACGCTCAAGTTCGACAGCGGCGCGGAGGTCGTCCTGGAGGCCCCAGCCACGCTGGAGATCATCGACACCATGAACTGCCGCCTGGTACGCGGCACTATCGTCGCGGATGTTCCGAAGCAGGCGATCGGTTTCACCGTGGATACCAAGGATGCGAAGGTCGTGGACCTGGGCACCCGCTTCGGCGTAAGCGCGGATGACGATGGAAAATACCTCGTCCACGTGATCGAGGGCCTCGTTGAGGTCGGCCACAAGGGTGAGAAGGGCATGAAGCAGGTGACGCCTGCGCAGGCGCTCGACCGGGGTCTGCTCAAGAAAAAGCTCAACCCGTCCGTGGGTGAGGATGATGAGACGAACCGCTGGCAGCCGGATGTGATCGTGAGCGACCACCAGGGCTGGCAGACCATTTCCACCAACTACGGCAGCGGCCGGGATGCCTTCATCCAGTCCACCAAGATTCCGAAAAACTACGGCATTGAACCTTTCATGCGGGTGAAGAATACCACCCACCAGGAAGACCTCATCCGCAAGGGATATGCCGCCTTCGACCTGTCGAAGTTCGACCTGGAGAAGATCGAAGACGCGGAGTTCAGCCTGAACGTGGAGCCGAGCGATCTCGGCTTCGCGACGCTGGTCCCGGACAGTGTCTTCCACGTCTATGGCCTGACCGATGAGACGGGCGACACCTGGGAGGAGAAGGCCATCACCTGGCAGAACGCCCCCGCGATGAATGGGGACGGGAAGCTCCGCCACCTGCCGGATCCGGCGAAAGTCGTCCCGCTTGGCAGCTTCGAGCTGGCACAGGGCACCAGCCGCGCCACCTGCGCCATCAAAGGGTCCGCCCTGGTGGATTTCCTCAGGTCGGACACCAACGGCACCGCCACCATCATCATCTGCCGGGAAACGGACGAGACCGCAAAGAACGGCTTTGTCCATGCCTTCGCCACCCGTGAGAACCGCAGCAACACGCCTCCCCTGCTGCGGGTGAAGCTGCGGGAGTGA
- a CDS encoding sigma-70 family RNA polymerase sigma factor: protein MSDDPSTDFLTLLTRHDRALSLYVYGLVPAQADADDILQQTKMVMWKSFSQFEPGTNFIAWARKVAFHQILGYRRQAKRAHLPLSGEMLEQIGQEVAKLSDHGQARREALESCLHKLPVEHRQILLMRYFEDLEVDQIAERIDSTAGAVYRALSRLRFTLLECVENRLKNEESALS from the coding sequence ATGAGCGATGACCCCAGCACCGACTTCCTGACCCTGCTGACCCGGCATGACCGGGCCCTTTCGCTCTACGTCTATGGCCTTGTCCCCGCCCAGGCGGATGCGGACGATATCCTACAGCAGACGAAGATGGTGATGTGGAAAAGCTTTTCCCAATTTGAGCCGGGGACCAACTTCATCGCCTGGGCGCGGAAGGTCGCCTTTCACCAGATCCTGGGCTACCGCCGCCAGGCGAAGCGCGCCCACCTCCCGCTGAGCGGGGAGATGCTGGAGCAGATCGGCCAGGAGGTGGCGAAACTCTCCGACCATGGCCAGGCCCGGCGCGAGGCGCTGGAGTCCTGCCTGCACAAGCTGCCGGTGGAGCACCGGCAGATCCTGCTGATGCGCTATTTCGAGGATCTGGAGGTTGACCAGATCGCCGAACGCATCGATAGCACCGCCGGTGCCGTCTATCGCGCGCTCAGCCGCCTTCGCTTCACCTTGCTGGAGTGTGTCGAAAACCGTCTCAAGAACGAAGAATCCGCCCTGTCATGA